A genomic stretch from Drosophila santomea strain STO CAGO 1482 unplaced genomic scaffold, Prin_Dsan_1.1 Segkk12_quiver_pilon_scaf, whole genome shotgun sequence includes:
- the LOC120457524 gene encoding uncharacterized protein LOC120457524 has translation MEYDGSVCVRNWVTQFQNIGKIYNLDDGCMHMLLIAKLKGSAQRWLHANTTRILESTDQLCKQLIMSFGVKMSKGELRSAFQKREWRSEEKFAAYFEDKMMLANGINIDLEELLEKIIEGIPAPALRNQARIQRFSKPMQVLRAFSEVRLPKHKPDNSSPKRLFEGGPTKKDLRCANCNSKGHFAKECLKPKREPGSCYACGAFGHFVGQCPERKSANINNYNAS, from the exons TGGAGTACGACGgcagcgtgtgtgtgcgtaattGGGTCACACAGTTCCAGAACATCGGCAAGATCTACAATTTGGACGACGGCTGCATGCATATGCTTCTAATTGCCAAGCTGAAAGGGAGTGCACAACGTTGGCTGCACGCAAACACCACGCGAATTCTGGAGTCAACCGATCAGCTGTGTAAGCAGTTAATTATGTCATTTGGGGTCAAAATGTCCAAAGGAGAATTGAGGAGCGCATTCCAAAAGCGGGAATGGCGTTCAGAGGAGAAATTTGCGGCTTATTTCGAGGACAAGATGATGCTGGCCAACGGCATCAACATCGATCTGGAGGAACTCCTGGAAAAAATTATCGAGGGAATTCCGGCACCAGCGCTACGCAATCAGGCTCGCATACAGCGCTTTTCCAAACCGATGCAGGTTTTGAGAGCCTTCTCGGAAGTACGTCTGCCAAAGCACAAGCCTGATAATAGTTCGCCAAAACGCCTCTTTGAAGGAGGTCCAACTAAGAAGGATTTGCGTTGCGCCAACTGCAACTCAAAAGGACACTTCGCCAAGGAGTGCCTGAAGCCAAAGAGAGAGCCCGGATCCTGCTATGCTTGTGGAGCGTTCGGACACTTCGTCGGACAATGCCCGGAGCGCAAGAGCGCCAATATCAACAATTAT AATGCCTCATAG